A single window of Psychrobacter raelei DNA harbors:
- a CDS encoding transposase, translated as MKTLKLRIKDKHIKELNQLSGLVNFVWNYVNALCFEHLKCTGRFFSAYDLSEYTKGSGEYLGLHSQTLQAINETHAKARKQFKKAKLNWRTNRVDAKRKSLGWIPFKKSAIKYLNTRQTGKKALKSTIQLSLCKGQKLIIDLFDSYNLSLYQINTLEIVQDSRNRWYACITVKDHPRQVSGKGSVGIDLGLKKSATTSNGDKLTIKQTQKWAKKLAIAQRAKNKKRVKAIHAKIKNSRLDLIHKFTTKIVQNNALIVVGDVKSRSFTNSMTNLAKSTYDAGWFELKRQLEYKCKYAGCQFEMVNESYTTQTCSHCLKISDSSPKGRAGLGIRGWRCAECGTWHDRDINAAKNILAVGLDRLAVAIPSV; from the coding sequence ATGAAAACACTCAAGCTACGCATCAAAGACAAGCATATAAAAGAGCTGAACCAGCTAAGCGGTTTAGTAAACTTCGTGTGGAACTATGTCAATGCGCTTTGCTTTGAGCATTTAAAGTGTACCGGTAGGTTTTTTAGTGCTTATGATTTAAGTGAGTATACCAAAGGTAGCGGTGAGTATTTAGGATTACACAGTCAAACCTTACAAGCTATCAATGAAACTCACGCGAAGGCCCGAAAACAATTTAAAAAAGCCAAACTCAATTGGCGTACCAACCGTGTGGATGCCAAACGCAAATCGCTTGGTTGGATACCTTTTAAAAAGTCTGCTATCAAGTACCTAAATACCAGACAAACGGGAAAGAAAGCACTTAAATCAACCATACAGCTATCGCTCTGTAAAGGTCAAAAGCTTATCATAGACCTCTTTGATAGCTATAATCTATCTTTGTATCAAATTAACACGCTTGAGATAGTGCAAGACAGCCGTAACCGTTGGTATGCCTGTATTACCGTTAAAGACCATCCTAGACAAGTAAGTGGCAAAGGCAGCGTTGGTATTGATTTAGGCTTAAAGAAGTCTGCTACTACCTCAAATGGCGACAAGCTAACTATTAAGCAGACCCAAAAATGGGCTAAAAAGCTTGCGATTGCTCAACGTGCTAAGAATAAAAAGCGTGTCAAAGCAATCCATGCCAAAATTAAAAACTCAAGATTAGACTTAATTCACAAATTCACCACCAAGATAGTTCAAAATAATGCTTTAATTGTGGTTGGTGATGTTAAATCACGCTCATTTACCAATTCGATGACCAACCTAGCTAAATCAACATACGATGCAGGATGGTTTGAACTCAAAAGACAACTGGAATATAAATGCAAGTATGCAGGTTGTCAGTTTGAGATGGTAAATGAGAGTTACACTACCCAGACCTGTTCGCACTGCCTTAAAATAAGTGATAGTAGTCCGAAAGGTAGAGCAGGTCTTGGAATAAGAGGATGGAGGTGTGCTGAGTGTGGCACATGGCATGATAGAGATATCAATGCTGCTAAGAACATCCTTGCGGTCGGGCTTGACCGTCTAGCTGTAGCAATCCCCTCGGTTTAG
- the cysG gene encoding siroheme synthase CysG — MNTFPLFFKLTNQPVLIVGGGEVAQRKADLLSRAGACITILAPQISQEIHQLLSDERHTLITAHYDKKYIDGKRIVIAGTDDEALNHQVHADCKALNIPVNVVDTPPLCDFIFPAIVDRNPIVIGISSNGKAPVLARLTRARLETLIPQGYGKLAKLAGDMRDEVKSKIPTLTGRRQFWEKAFEGKVSELMFAGRSVEAEQALKQQLEQTHQQLSSNSDVKQADPKSVGEVYIVGAGPGDPELLTFKALRLMQQADIVYYDALVSREVLDLCRRDADKVFVGKKRSNHAVAQQGINQLMIDAASSGKRVVRLKGGDPFVFGRGGEEIQALRAAGIAYQVVPGITAAGAASCYTGIPLTHRDYAQSVRFVTGFLKSGEPNTGFAALTNPNETVIFYMGLHSLERLTKGLMDAGRSPQTPIAIISQASMPTQQVMTATLQDIVAKHEANPLPTPALLIVGEVAKLHDELAWYGEHIANTDQQAHALNML, encoded by the coding sequence ATGAACACCTTTCCCCTATTTTTTAAATTAACCAATCAACCTGTGCTCATCGTGGGAGGTGGCGAAGTCGCCCAGCGTAAAGCCGACCTGCTATCGCGTGCAGGTGCGTGTATCACCATATTAGCCCCACAGATTAGCCAAGAGATACATCAGCTTTTAAGCGATGAAAGACACACGCTTATCACAGCGCACTATGATAAAAAATACATCGACGGCAAGCGTATTGTCATCGCCGGCACAGATGATGAGGCGTTAAACCATCAAGTCCATGCCGACTGTAAAGCGTTAAATATCCCCGTGAATGTGGTGGATACGCCGCCCTTATGCGACTTTATATTTCCGGCCATCGTTGATCGAAACCCCATCGTTATTGGCATCTCCTCCAATGGCAAAGCACCTGTGCTTGCCCGCCTGACTCGTGCCCGCTTGGAGACCTTAATTCCTCAAGGCTATGGCAAATTGGCTAAGCTGGCAGGCGACATGCGTGATGAGGTTAAATCAAAGATACCCACGCTGACCGGCCGCCGTCAGTTTTGGGAGAAGGCCTTTGAGGGCAAAGTGAGTGAGCTGATGTTTGCTGGGCGTAGCGTGGAGGCCGAGCAGGCACTAAAACAGCAACTTGAGCAGACCCATCAGCAGTTAAGCAGCAATAGTGATGTCAAGCAAGCTGACCCTAAGTCTGTGGGAGAGGTATATATCGTTGGTGCTGGCCCTGGTGATCCGGAGCTACTTACCTTCAAAGCGCTAAGACTGATGCAGCAGGCCGATATTGTCTACTATGATGCGCTGGTATCACGCGAGGTGCTTGATCTGTGTCGACGTGATGCAGACAAAGTATTCGTCGGCAAAAAACGCAGCAATCATGCTGTGGCACAGCAAGGTATTAATCAGCTCATGATTGATGCGGCCAGCTCAGGCAAACGTGTGGTGCGTCTTAAAGGCGGTGATCCCTTCGTATTCGGTCGAGGCGGTGAAGAGATACAAGCGCTACGGGCAGCAGGTATTGCGTATCAAGTGGTACCTGGCATTACTGCTGCGGGCGCCGCCTCTTGCTATACCGGTATCCCGTTGACTCACCGTGATTATGCACAGTCGGTAAGGTTTGTTACCGGATTTTTAAAGTCTGGCGAGCCCAATACCGGCTTTGCTGCCTTAACCAATCCGAATGAGACCGTCATATTTTATATGGGGCTACACTCGCTTGAGCGCTTAACCAAGGGCTTAATGGATGCCGGTCGTAGCCCACAGACGCCTATTGCGATTATCTCTCAGGCCAGTATGCCCACTCAGCAAGTCATGACCGCCACCTTACAAGATATCGTTGCCAAGCATGAGGCCAATCCTCTGCCTACCCCAGCGCTACTGATCGTCGGTGAGGTGGCTAAGCTGCATGATGAGCTTGCTTGGTATGGGGAGCATATAGCAAATACCGATCAGCAGGCGCATGCTTTAAATATGCTCTAA
- a CDS encoding phosphoadenosine phosphosulfate reductase family protein yields MTIEINIDQANQELQGKTPEQIVEWALAKAENPIITTNFRPYESAILHLVAKQKPDITVLWVDSGYNTRATYDFANKLIKDLNLNVVTYIPKQTSAHRDATMNGIPSVNNPLHDEFTEQVKLEPFKRALAELKPDVWFNAIRKDQTEFRQGLDVLSQSKDGVLKVAPLFYKNDKDLDAYLAEHDLPNEFDYFDPTKVEENRECGLHTQL; encoded by the coding sequence ATGACCATCGAAATCAATATCGACCAAGCCAACCAAGAGCTTCAAGGCAAAACCCCTGAGCAAATCGTTGAGTGGGCGCTTGCCAAAGCCGAAAACCCAATCATCACCACCAACTTCCGCCCTTATGAGTCAGCCATCTTACATTTAGTGGCCAAGCAAAAGCCGGATATCACTGTACTTTGGGTAGACTCAGGCTACAACACACGTGCCACTTATGACTTCGCTAATAAGCTGATTAAAGATCTAAACCTAAACGTAGTGACTTATATTCCTAAGCAAACCAGCGCCCATCGTGACGCCACCATGAACGGTATTCCAAGCGTAAATAACCCGCTACATGACGAATTCACTGAGCAGGTAAAGCTTGAGCCATTTAAGCGTGCTTTAGCTGAGTTAAAGCCTGATGTGTGGTTCAATGCCATCCGCAAAGACCAAACTGAATTCCGTCAAGGTCTTGATGTGCTTAGCCAGTCAAAAGACGGCGTATTAAAAGTCGCGCCTTTGTTCTACAAAAACGATAAAGACTTAGACGCTTACTTAGCAGAGCATGACCTGCCCAATGAGTTTGATTATTTTGATCCGACCAAAGTTGAAGAAAACCGTGAGTGTGGTCTACACACTCAGCTGTAA
- a CDS encoding DUF934 domain-containing protein, with amino-acid sequence MGNHRILDAQAKDITAEDTWYALFTSELPDGVAAKTTQLSELLNKSERLDVILPLSDILAPQGLLTEVLAMIANHSSRVGLWADTSISTDQLDQLLAACKDSERPLLNALDLVVLYQPGFGDGRSFSQARHLRQQGFEGEIRIAGDFGRDQIVYLQRAGVDSFIIRAENVTDDIQAAFSVLPSSYDGSVASQLPMFRKQA; translated from the coding sequence ATGGGTAATCACCGTATTTTAGATGCGCAGGCCAAAGACATTACCGCTGAGGACACCTGGTATGCGCTCTTTACTTCAGAGTTGCCAGATGGCGTGGCCGCTAAGACCACTCAGCTAAGTGAGCTGTTAAATAAGTCTGAACGCCTAGATGTTATCTTACCGCTGTCTGATATTTTAGCGCCGCAAGGACTGTTAACCGAAGTATTGGCGATGATTGCCAATCACAGCAGCCGTGTGGGCTTATGGGCCGACACCAGCATCTCAACCGATCAGCTCGATCAGCTGTTGGCAGCTTGTAAAGACAGCGAGCGCCCTTTGTTAAATGCTTTAGACCTTGTGGTCTTATATCAGCCAGGCTTCGGTGATGGTCGCAGCTTTAGCCAAGCGCGTCATTTACGCCAGCAAGGCTTCGAGGGCGAAATCCGTATCGCAGGTGACTTTGGCCGTGATCAAATTGTGTATTTGCAGCGTGCCGGCGTGGACAGCTTTATTATCCGAGCTGAGAATGTGACCGATGACATTCAAGCGGCTTTCTCAGTGCTGCCCTCCTCTTACGATGGCAGCGTGGCCAGTCAGTTGCCAATGTTTAGAAAGCAAGCTTAG
- a CDS encoding nitrite/sulfite reductase — protein sequence MYKYTHADQAMVDERVEQFRDQTRRFLAGELPEEQFLPLRLQNGLYIQRHAPMLRIAVPYGLMATYQVRKLAEITRKYDRGYGHFTTRTNLQLNWPKLEEVPDILAELASVQMHAIQTSGNCIRNTTTDPYAGINANEIEDPRPYCEIIRQWSTFHPEFAFLPRKFKIAVIGTPEDRAATQVHDIGLHVLKNEAGEIGFEVIVGGGLGRTPIIGKTINKFLPHEHLLSYLDAILRVYNLYGRRDNKFKARIKILVESMGEREFTKLVNKEWETFTKDGPLTLTDDNFETAKSYFPEFDYEHIDTLASQSELNKHLENKAFADWYSRNTVAHKVAGYRAVVVSLKAGLVNGKYVPAGDVTHEQLDRLADLADQYSFGEIRGTHQQNLVFADVKQTDLYALWEALTEIDLARPNIGTLTDMIVCPGFDLCALANATTFNIAEQIEKHFDDLDYLYDLGDIQLNMSGCMNACAHHHVGDIGILGVDKKGEHWYQISLGGSSKAETRLGNILGRSVATEEVAPTLQKVLDVYTQQRYVEGDHPEPFADFVQRVGITPFKEAVYG from the coding sequence ATGTATAAGTACACTCATGCAGACCAAGCCATGGTTGATGAGCGGGTTGAGCAGTTTCGCGATCAGACCCGCCGCTTCCTAGCCGGGGAGTTACCCGAAGAGCAGTTTTTGCCACTGCGCCTGCAAAATGGTCTATATATCCAGCGCCATGCGCCTATGCTACGTATCGCTGTGCCTTATGGTCTAATGGCAACCTACCAGGTACGTAAGCTTGCCGAAATCACGCGCAAATATGACCGCGGTTATGGCCACTTCACGACCCGTACAAATCTACAGTTAAACTGGCCCAAGCTTGAAGAAGTGCCTGATATCTTAGCTGAGCTTGCCTCAGTACAGATGCATGCCATCCAAACTTCTGGCAACTGTATCCGTAACACCACCACCGACCCTTATGCCGGCATTAATGCCAATGAAATAGAAGACCCACGCCCTTATTGTGAGATTATCCGTCAGTGGTCAACTTTCCACCCTGAGTTTGCTTTTTTACCGCGTAAATTCAAGATTGCGGTCATCGGTACACCAGAAGACCGAGCAGCGACTCAAGTGCATGACATCGGCTTACATGTGCTAAAAAATGAAGCGGGTGAGATTGGCTTTGAGGTTATCGTTGGTGGCGGCTTAGGCCGTACGCCCATCATCGGTAAGACCATCAATAAATTCTTACCACATGAGCACTTATTAAGTTATCTAGATGCCATCTTGCGGGTGTACAACTTGTATGGTCGCCGAGACAACAAATTCAAAGCCCGTATTAAAATCCTAGTGGAGAGCATGGGTGAAAGAGAATTCACTAAGCTTGTCAATAAAGAGTGGGAAACCTTTACCAAAGATGGACCATTAACGCTAACTGATGACAACTTTGAAACCGCAAAAAGCTACTTCCCAGAGTTTGATTATGAGCATATCGATACGCTGGCAAGCCAATCTGAGCTTAACAAGCACTTAGAGAATAAGGCGTTTGCGGACTGGTACTCTCGCAATACCGTTGCGCATAAAGTGGCCGGTTACCGTGCGGTCGTGGTGTCTTTAAAGGCCGGACTTGTCAATGGCAAATACGTGCCTGCCGGTGACGTGACTCATGAGCAATTAGACCGCCTAGCCGATTTAGCTGACCAATACAGCTTCGGTGAAATCCGTGGTACCCATCAACAAAACCTAGTGTTTGCTGATGTGAAGCAAACCGATCTGTATGCCTTATGGGAGGCATTAACTGAGATTGATTTGGCGCGTCCTAATATCGGCACCTTAACCGACATGATTGTCTGCCCAGGCTTTGACTTATGTGCGCTGGCGAATGCCACCACCTTTAACATTGCCGAACAGATCGAAAAACACTTTGATGACTTAGATTATTTGTATGATCTAGGCGACATTCAGCTCAACATGTCAGGCTGTATGAATGCCTGTGCCCACCACCATGTGGGTGATATCGGTATCTTAGGCGTCGATAAAAAAGGTGAGCACTGGTATCAAATCAGCTTAGGCGGCAGCTCAAAAGCAGAAACACGTCTGGGTAATATCCTAGGCCGCTCAGTGGCCACAGAGGAAGTCGCGCCTACCCTACAAAAGGTACTCGATGTGTATACCCAGCAGCGTTATGTCGAGGGTGATCATCCTGAGCCATTTGCTGACTTCGTACAACGTGTGGGCATCACGCCATTTAAGGAGGCTGTATATGGGTAA
- the sat gene encoding sulfate adenylyltransferase, which yields MTSQKIVKRLGKTSIVPPHGSDELKPLLLEGEALSQALHNAKNLPKITLSSRERGDLIMLGIGGFTPLDGFMNQADWQGVVDEMTLKTGANKGLFWPIPITLSTSKEQADSLAPGDEVALVAEDGEIMGVITVEETYTIDKAHECQQVFTTTEEEHPGVKQVMEQGEVNVAGAVKVFSQGEFPTLYPEIYKTPAETRKLFEEKNWQTIAAFQTRNPMHRSHEYLAKIAIEICDGVMIHSLLGALKPGDIPAEVRQEAIKTLIDNYFKKDTVIQAGYPLDMRYAGPREALLHALFRQNYGCSHLIVGRDHAGVGDYYGPFDAQAIFDEIDKDAMLTQPLKIDWTFWCNACQAMASTKTCPHDAEHHVKVSGTKLRKALSEDQEVPENFSRPEVLQILRNYYESIAKEDRAEVKLVGASAQ from the coding sequence ATGACTTCACAAAAAATAGTAAAACGCCTTGGCAAAACCAGCATTGTACCGCCGCATGGCAGCGATGAGCTAAAGCCTTTATTACTAGAGGGTGAGGCGCTAAGCCAAGCCTTACACAATGCCAAAAACCTACCCAAGATTACCCTAAGCTCACGTGAGCGTGGCGACTTAATTATGCTGGGTATTGGTGGATTTACCCCATTAGATGGATTTATGAATCAAGCCGACTGGCAGGGGGTTGTGGATGAGATGACCCTAAAAACCGGCGCCAATAAAGGCCTGTTTTGGCCCATTCCCATCACCTTATCTACCAGCAAAGAGCAAGCGGATAGCCTAGCCCCAGGCGATGAGGTGGCTTTAGTGGCAGAAGATGGCGAGATTATGGGGGTCATCACTGTTGAGGAGACTTACACCATTGATAAGGCGCATGAGTGCCAGCAAGTGTTTACCACCACAGAAGAAGAGCATCCTGGGGTAAAACAGGTGATGGAGCAAGGTGAGGTGAACGTGGCCGGTGCGGTCAAGGTGTTTAGCCAAGGCGAATTCCCAACCTTATATCCTGAGATTTATAAGACGCCTGCTGAGACCCGCAAATTGTTTGAGGAGAAGAACTGGCAGACCATCGCCGCCTTCCAGACCCGCAACCCAATGCACCGCTCGCATGAATACTTGGCCAAAATTGCCATTGAGATCTGTGATGGGGTGATGATTCACTCGTTATTAGGCGCTTTAAAGCCAGGTGATATCCCTGCTGAAGTGCGCCAAGAAGCCATCAAGACCTTGATTGACAATTACTTCAAAAAAGACACCGTCATTCAAGCCGGCTACCCATTAGACATGCGCTACGCCGGTCCTCGTGAGGCGTTGTTACATGCGCTGTTCCGTCAGAACTATGGCTGTAGCCATCTGATTGTCGGCCGTGACCACGCTGGTGTGGGCGACTATTATGGTCCTTTTGATGCGCAGGCTATTTTTGATGAGATTGACAAAGACGCTATGTTAACTCAGCCCTTGAAGATTGACTGGACCTTCTGGTGTAATGCTTGTCAGGCCATGGCTTCGACTAAGACCTGCCCGCATGACGCTGAACATCATGTGAAGGTATCGGGTACCAAGCTGCGTAAGGCTTTATCTGAAGATCAAGAAGTGCCTGAGAACTTCAGCCGTCCTGAAGTGCTACAAATCTTACGTAATTATTATGAAAGCATTGCCAAAGAAGACCGTGCTGAGGTTAAGCTGGTCGGCGCTTCTGCTCAATAG
- the cls gene encoding cardiolipin synthase — protein MFLDFLLGLHFLIWLTISLRVLARHDLSAPARLAWLVVLFILPYVGVVVYWMFGEVHLGINFTHRYDRITQKLAESYPQVLGDKDTMAQVVEREYQAAGYAASVTGFHTTLGNRAELMADAKATQQRMIADFDAATDHIHVMYYIWLDDDMGTAVGEALMRAAKRGVRCRAMVDGLGSRKLLRSLLWKRMQDAGVKVSVALPINNLLKVLLFSRIDLRNHRKITVIDGKIGYVGSRNSADPEFRIKPKYAPWVDIMLRVQGPLVAQNQMLFANDWLMENPDTDFNSFPYVTEPHPEGIAAQVFADGPTQRQGTTPQFLSTLMSQARHTLIISTPYFVPDYTLINMLCATAYRGVAVSIIFPKNNDSFIVAATSHSYYWQLLEAGVKVYEYKPGLLHAKTLTVDGKISLIGSTNLDLRSFDLNYENNALFYDEAFTAQIVERQYAYIADSDEVMRQEVRDWPIYYRIWINIVSTMGPLL, from the coding sequence ATGTTTTTGGATTTTTTACTCGGCCTACATTTTTTGATATGGCTTACCATCTCGCTGCGGGTATTGGCCCGCCATGATCTGTCCGCTCCGGCTCGTCTGGCTTGGCTGGTGGTGCTGTTTATCTTGCCATACGTAGGCGTGGTGGTGTATTGGATGTTTGGTGAGGTGCATTTAGGCATCAACTTCACCCACCGCTATGATCGCATCACTCAGAAGTTGGCCGAAAGCTATCCTCAAGTGCTGGGCGATAAAGACACGATGGCACAGGTGGTAGAGCGTGAATATCAAGCAGCCGGATATGCGGCGAGTGTCACCGGCTTTCACACTACGTTGGGCAACCGTGCCGAGCTTATGGCCGATGCCAAGGCCACGCAGCAGCGTATGATTGCCGACTTCGATGCCGCCACAGATCATATTCACGTGATGTATTATATTTGGCTAGATGATGACATGGGGACCGCCGTGGGTGAGGCATTAATGCGTGCTGCCAAACGCGGGGTGCGCTGCCGTGCCATGGTCGATGGCTTAGGGTCACGCAAGCTGTTACGCTCCTTATTGTGGAAGCGGATGCAAGACGCTGGGGTTAAGGTGAGTGTGGCGCTACCGATCAATAATTTGCTAAAAGTGCTGCTGTTTAGTCGTATTGACCTACGCAATCACCGTAAGATTACCGTGATTGATGGCAAGATTGGCTATGTCGGCAGCCGCAACAGTGCTGATCCTGAGTTTCGGATTAAGCCCAAGTATGCGCCTTGGGTCGATATCATGCTGCGGGTACAAGGCCCGCTGGTTGCCCAAAATCAAATGCTCTTTGCCAATGACTGGCTGATGGAAAACCCCGATACCGATTTTAATAGCTTCCCTTATGTCACCGAGCCGCATCCTGAGGGCATTGCCGCTCAAGTCTTCGCCGATGGTCCTACTCAGCGTCAAGGCACCACGCCGCAGTTTTTGAGTACGCTGATGAGTCAGGCACGTCACACCCTTATCATCTCCACTCCCTATTTTGTCCCAGATTACACCTTGATTAATATGCTGTGTGCCACCGCTTACCGCGGTGTGGCGGTGAGCATTATCTTTCCAAAAAACAACGACTCCTTTATTGTGGCCGCCACCAGTCACAGCTACTATTGGCAGCTGCTTGAAGCCGGCGTGAAGGTGTATGAGTATAAGCCTGGCTTACTGCATGCCAAGACTCTAACGGTGGATGGTAAGATAAGCTTGATTGGCTCGACCAATTTAGACTTGCGCAGCTTCGACTTAAACTATGAGAACAATGCGTTATTTTATGATGAAGCGTTCACGGCACAGATTGTGGAGCGTCAGTATGCGTATATCGCTGACTCAGATGAGGTGATGCGTCAAGAGGTGCGTGACTGGCCGATTTATTACCGCATCTGGATTAATATTGTCTCCACCATGGGGCCGCTGCTCTAG
- a CDS encoding SprT family zinc-dependent metalloprotease: MTDRGTAKNSHRLYYGEKLIDYEVVRKANSRKLRIKVHPDQRVVVTAPMDTTQAFIQSSVNKKAGWIWQHVQDFAKQKSDVLPKRYISGETQFYLGRRYVLKITADDQRPEAVKLYRGKLNVNLSLEQLETQERAAKVKSLLDNWYQQKAKAVFYERLLAMLPKTDWVKGTPAFRLLSMKKQWGSCSTQGNLVLNPHLVKAPKECIDYVILHELCHIAEYNHSEQFWRLLTQVMPQWKALKTQLDSMAELYLNE; encoded by the coding sequence ATGACAGACCGCGGTACAGCCAAAAACAGCCACCGCTTATATTATGGCGAAAAACTCATTGATTATGAAGTAGTGCGCAAGGCCAATAGTCGTAAATTACGCATCAAGGTTCACCCCGACCAGCGGGTAGTGGTCACAGCGCCTATGGATACCACACAAGCCTTTATACAAAGCTCAGTAAATAAAAAGGCGGGCTGGATATGGCAGCACGTACAAGATTTTGCCAAGCAAAAAAGCGATGTACTGCCCAAGCGCTATATCAGCGGCGAGACCCAGTTTTATTTGGGGCGAAGATATGTGCTCAAGATCACAGCTGATGATCAACGGCCAGAAGCGGTAAAACTGTATCGAGGTAAGCTTAATGTTAACCTAAGCCTTGAGCAGCTTGAGACTCAAGAAAGAGCCGCCAAAGTCAAAAGCTTGCTGGATAACTGGTATCAGCAAAAAGCCAAAGCGGTGTTCTATGAGCGCTTATTGGCCATGCTGCCTAAGACCGATTGGGTTAAGGGCACGCCTGCCTTTCGACTATTGTCGATGAAAAAACAATGGGGCAGCTGCTCTACCCAAGGTAATCTGGTGCTCAATCCGCATTTGGTCAAAGCGCCCAAAGAGTGCATTGATTATGTGATACTCCATGAGCTGTGTCATATTGCTGAGTACAACCATAGTGAGCAATTTTGGCGGCTGCTAACCCAAGTCATGCCGCAGTGGAAAGCACTAAAAACTCAGCTTGATAGCATGGCCGAGCTGTATCTAAATGAGTAA